In Chrysiogenia bacterium, the genomic stretch TGCCAGTGCCGAGCAGAAGAGCACGCGCGGCGCGGCCCGGCCGGTCTCGGCCAGCAGCACGCGGAGCATTTCGAGTTCGCGGCCGCTCACCTCCACGCCGCCCAGCAGCAGCAGGTCGGGCATGTCGAAGGAAAGCCGCCGCTCCAGGGCGTCGACGCCCGCAAAGACGCTCAGCTCCACGCCGAGTTCATCGCAGGCCGGCACGAGCAGGCACTGCAGGGCTCCGGCGGGGTCGAGGGCGAAGATCTTGGTATCGTTGTACATGGCGCTTCTCCTGTTTCGTGATGTGACCGCTCAGGCGGCCGGCGCCTCTGCCCTGCGGGGGCCGATCAGTTGAATGTTGAGCAGGCCGGCGATCTTCTCGCGAAGCTGCAGGATGGACATGGGCTTGTCCATGACGACTTCGACGCCCAGGTCTTTGAGGTAATGGCGCGTGCGCAGGTCCCGGAAGATGGCCGAGAAGAAGACCAGCTTGGGCCGGCGACCGGCGCTGCTGGCGACCAGCTCACGAATGAAGTCGATGCCGCTGCCGTCGGGCAGCAGTCCGTCGACCACGATGACGTCGGGGGCCGCGCGTTCCAGGCGCGCCTTGGCATCGCGGATGCGATCGAATCCCTCGAAGGCGAATCCGATGTTGGTGATCGCCTTCTCAAGGAGCCGCCGGGTGGCGGCGTCGTCTTCAATGGCAAAGATCAGTGGCTTGTTCATCTCTCTTGCGTCCTTCCCGTTCGCGTGGAACGTCCGCTCGCATGAGAGGCTTACAGAGCAACGGCGGTGCCATCGCTGTTTTAAGTTTTGTTAAGGAATATAAACCCAATGATTTCAGTGGGTTGGACGCAAAAGTCCAGCGGCACAGTGTGAGAGCCGTCACACCGCAAAATACCGCTATGCAAAGCTTGCGTGCGTGTAACCCAGGAGTGTCGCCCAAATTTGTCGATCGCCGAAAACGCGCGTGAACCATCTCACAACGCGGTTGTGAGAAAAGTCACGTTGGTGGTGTGCTAGGGTTGGGGCACCGATGCGCACAAAGCATGAAGTAAATGGGATGCCATCTTGCTGGAGAACCTGACCCCCTATCC encodes the following:
- a CDS encoding response regulator, with product MNKPLIFAIEDDAATRRLLEKAITNIGFAFEGFDRIRDAKARLERAAPDVIVVDGLLPDGSGIDFIRELVASSAGRRPKLVFFSAIFRDLRTRHYLKDLGVEVVMDKPMSILQLREKIAGLLNIQLIGPRRAEAPAA